The following proteins come from a genomic window of Miscanthus floridulus cultivar M001 chromosome 2, ASM1932011v1, whole genome shotgun sequence:
- the LOC136537094 gene encoding uncharacterized protein has product MRNHHKLAPTPSSSSKNNNKAEQPHLSGAYIRSLVKQLSSSSSATRSKDHSTMGTKPHSQPPQEDDILQQQAQTAPPPQQQQQSHKKQVRRRLHTSRPYQERLLNMAEARREIVTALKIHRASMRQAKEQQQQQQLMQLQLQRQQEVHHLVQEPSQAATGASSAPSYASYYSDYLYNSPFSHFTAPTPSSYSSSPVMITYDAPVAPPMVNSEHNLDDHLVPLPAQPLGLNLSFQGFNSSSVVGDDTKNSACSFDPPLLQPSPASSYSVYSSPLVTMASHDMSAVTMENTSLAADPSLHRVLDDEEMAAIYLIGQQHDIEWSDTMNLVTSAWWSKLLESIEDKGNGTVVDQEAGGAANVTVDPSLVDMPDDWVIDSLGHVATQESNSDFPGIHLNDYYHQDEDVSLALPRMDIGDIEGWDTEWFS; this is encoded by the exons ATGAGGAACCACCACAAGCTAGCTCCTACCCCTTCCTCCTCCTCAAAGAACAACAACAAGGCCGAGCAGCCACACCTCTCAGGAGCTTACATTAGGAGCCTTGTGAAGCAGCTCAGCTCCTCCTCATCTGCAACAAGATCCAAAGACCACAGCACCATGGGCACCAAGCCACATAGCCAGCCACCACAAGAAGACGACATCCTGCAGCAGCAGGCCCAAacagcaccaccaccacagcagcagcagcagtcacACAAGAAGCAGGTGAGGAGGAGGCTGCACACAAGCAGGCCGTACCAGGAGAGGCTGCTCAACATGGCAGAGGCCAGGAGAGAGATTGTGACAGCTCTCAAGATCCATAGGGCCTCCATGAGACAAGCcaaagagcagcagcagcagcaacagttgatgcagctgcagctgcagcgacAACAAGAGGTTCATCATCTAGTGCAAGAGCCAAGCCAAGCAGCAACTGGAGCTTCGTCTGCGCCGAGCTACGCTTCCTACTACTCAGATTACCTGTACAACTCTCCATTTTCACATTTCACTGCTCCTACTCCTAGTAGCTATTCTTCATCCCCAGTGATGATCACTTACGACGCACCAGTTGCGCCGCCCATGGTCAATTCTGAGCATAACTTAGATGACCACTTGGTCCCTCTTCCTGCGCAGCCGCTAGGTCTAAACCTTAGCTTTCAGGGATTCAATAGTAGTTCTGTTGTAGGTGATGACACCAAGAACAGTGCTTGTTCTTTTGATCCTCCATTACTCCAACCATCACCAGCTTCCTCCTACTCAGTCTACTCCTCTCCGTTGGTGACGATGGCGAGCCACGACATGTCCGCTGTCACCATGGAGAACACTTCACTGGCAGCAGATCCATCGCTGCACCGagtgcttgatgatgaggagATGGCGGCGATCTACTTGATCGGGCAGCAGCACGACATTGAGTGGAGCGACACCATGAACCTGGTCACGTCAGCGTGGTGGAGCAAGCTCCTCGAGAGCATCGAAGACAAAGGCAACGGCACAGTAGTCGATCAGGAGGCCGGAGGAGCTGCCAACGTGACGGTGGATCCGTCGTTGGTGGACATGCCCGACGATTGGGTTATCGACAGCCTTGGCCATGTGGCTACCCAAGAAAGCAACTCTGACTTCCCTGGGATACATTTGAATGACTACTACCATCAGGACGAAGATGTCTCCTTGGCCTTGCCCCG TATGGACATTGGAGATATAGAAGGATGGGATACAGAATGGTTCTCTTGA